In the genome of Lathyrus oleraceus cultivar Zhongwan6 chromosome 4, CAAS_Psat_ZW6_1.0, whole genome shotgun sequence, the window ATGTATCCTTCTTTCTTAAAATGCTGTGATCACTGATATTGGACTGATTTTCTGCATGCTATGTCATAATGATGGTTGGGAGTTTGTTACACTTCTTATTCTTGGTCTTGTTTATGCTTCTATGTTTGTTACGCAGTATACAGCACTGTTTGGTTTTTACTTATATATGTTGTACTAATACCTTCCATGAGTTTCCAAGGAGTGCTCTTTCATATTTTTCTtgtttttaaaattttgaaaagCTGAATAATGAATGCAGATGTAAGTCTTCGAACTGGATGATCATGTTCTTGACGGCTAGACACAATTTTTTGTATAATATTGTCTGTCTTGAAAGCAATGAAATTTGCTTTATTATCACATCTTATGTATGTCTAGTTATTAGTGTTATGGAGCAATGATTTTTTATATAATTATTCAAATGCAGACATTTCAACAGCAGCTGCTAAGAAAGCCCGAAGGAAATGAAGCATTTTTAGCCTATCAAGCAGGGCGTCAAGGTGTATTTGGGAGTAACAATTTCCAACAACCCAATGCTATGCAACTGCCCCAGCAGTCTCGAAAATTCACCGATTTAGCTCAGCTACATGGTTCCAATCAAGATGCTCAGCTCAGAGGTCAAAATAGCGAGCAGCAGCAAATGCTAAACCCTGTCCACCAAGCATACCTTCAATATGCTTTCCAGGCTGCGCAACAAAAGCCTACTTTGGGAATTCATCCGCAACAGCATGCTAAGATGGGAATGTTAAACCCTGCATCTGTAAAAGATCAGGAAATGCGCATGGGAAATCTGAAAATGCAAGACATAATGGCAATGCAGGCAATGAATCAAGCTCAAGGATCGTCTTCTAGGAATTCATCTGAACACAATGTCCGTGGAGAAAAGCAGATGGAGCAAGGACAACAGATAAGATCCATTCAAACACCAGAAGCACAACATGGCATCCAAAATGTTATGAACAGCCAGATTGCAGTAGCTGCTCAATTGCAAGCCATGCAGGCATGGGCACGTGAGAATAATATTGATTTATCACATCCTACAAATGCACATTTAATGGCAAAGCTCATTCCACTGATGCAGTCGAGGATGGTCCTACCACCAAAGACCAGTGAGAGCAACATCGGCGCACAGTCGTCATCGGTCCCTGTTTCAAAGCAGCAGGTTAATTCTCCAGCAGTTGCAAGTGAGAGCTCCGCGCATGCTAATTCATCAAGTGACATGTCTGGGCAGTCAGGTTCTTCGAAAGCCAGGCAGACAGTTCCTCCCAGCCATCTCGGTTCAACGGCAAATGCTGGTACAGCTGGTCAGTCCAGTGACATGGTCATGCAGCAATTCAATGTTCATGGTAAAGAGTCTCAAGCTCCTCTGAGGCAACAAGTAAAAGCTGGAAATGGAATGCCCTCTTATCATTCTCAGCAATCCTCTGCAACCATGAACATAGGTGCCGACCATCATTTGAATGCAAAAGGTTCATCTTCTGGTGCAGAACCTCCTCAAACGCAGTACACCAGGCAGTTAAACCAAACTACGACACAGACTGGAGGCCCAACAAAAGAAGGGGGTTCGGGAAATTATGCTAAATCTCAAGGGGCCCCAGCTCAGATGCCTGAGCGACAAAATGGATTTACAAAACAACAGCTACATGTTCTTAAAGCACAGATACTAGCATTTAGGCGGTTAAAGGTAGCATTTCCAAGTCTTTTCTCTTTATCTCCATCTTTCTAATTCTGTTAACTATCTGTACTTGTGTTATGTATATATGTACTTCCAGCAAAGATGTGCTATATGTATTCTAATCGTGCTAATTATTTTTCTTTTGGTTTATAGAAAGGAGAAGGTACTCTGCCTCAAGAACTTCTTCAAGCTATCACTCCACCACCTCTTGAGTTGCAGGCAAAACAACCAAACCATCCTGCAGGAGGACAAAATCAAGTCAAATCTGCTGGAAATATTGTGCCAGAACAACCACGGCATGTTGAGGTCAATGAATCACAATCTAATCCCGCTGTTAATGGACCCAGTTCTGTAAAGCAGGAATCCTTTTCAAAAGATGAGAAATCTGCTCTGCCAGCAGTTCATATTCAAGCTGTTGTGCCGTCTGTATCAAAAGAATCTGCTTCAACTTCATCTGCTGGAAAGGAAGAGCAGAAACCAATTGGATCCTCTATTAAGCCAAAGCAGGACAGTGAACATGGAAATAACAGTACTCCTGTTAGAAATGAGTTGGCATTAGATAGGGGAAAGGCAATTGCACCGCAAACCTCTGTATCCGATACAATGCAAATTACAAAACCGGGACAGGCAAACACTGTTTCTCAGCCAAAGGATGTGGGACCAACCAGAAAGTATCATGGACCCCTGTTTGATTTTCCGTTCTTCACTAGGAAACATGACTCTTTTGGGTCATCTATGATGGTAAACAACAGCAATAATTTATCACTGGCATATGATGTCAAAGATCTTCTTTTTGAGGAAGGCGTAGAAGTACTTAGCAAGAAGCGAAcagaaaatttgaagaagattgaAGGCTTACTGGCTGTTAACTTAGAGAGGAAACGAATTAGGCCTGATCTTGTGTTGAGACTGCAAATTGAAGAGAAAAAGCTCCGCCTTTTAGATCTGCAGGCTCGTTTGAGGGATGAGATTGATCAACAGCAACAAGAGATAATGGCTATGCCAGATAGGCCATATCGTAAGTTTGTTAGGTTGTGTGAACGCCAGCGTGTGGAACTTGTTAGGCAAGTGCAGGCGTCTCAAAAAGCTGCTAGGGAGAAGCAACTGAAATCTATATTTCTATGGCGGAAGAAACTTCTTGAGGCACACTGGGCAATTCGTGATGCCCGTACTGCCCGTAACAGGGGTGTGGCCAAATATCATGAGAGGATGTTGCGGGAATTCTCAAAACATAAAGATGACGATAGAAATAGAAGGATGGAAGCCCTAAagaacaatgatgttgacagatATAGGGAGATGTTGCTGGAACAGCAGACTAGCATTCCGGGTGATGCTGCAGAGAGATATGAAGTTCTTTCATCTTTCTTATCCCAGACTGAGGAGTATCTACATAAATTAGGAAGTAAGATAACAGCTGCCAAAAATCAACAAGAAGTGGAAGAGGCAGCAAAAGCAGCTGCTGGTGCTGCACGATTGCAGGCATGTTTCATTAACCTCTCCCATTCACTGATCCAATGTTTTGAGAATAAGTTTTTGACAAATCCCGTTTTTTCTATTCATCTTAGTTTTAAGGATTCTGATTTTTTCTTATATAAACTTGTTTAATAAGATCATTTGCATGTGTCTGATTCATTATTTGTTTATGACCATAGGGTCTATCTGAAGAAGAAGTCAGAGCTGCTGCTGCTTGTGCAGGAGAG includes:
- the LOC127075968 gene encoding ATP-dependent helicase BRM isoform X2, whose protein sequence is MHSGGGGPGRPAGRPSTSAAASPSSSSSASQLGFESLQHQHQHQQQQQHQQQQQLGSRQTFQQQLLRKPEGNEAFLAYQAGRQGVFGSNNFQQPNAMQLPQQSRKFTDLAQLHGSNQDAQLRGQNSEQQQMLNPVHQAYLQYAFQAAQQKPTLGIHPQQHAKMGMLNPASVKDQEMRMGNLKMQDIMAMQAMNQAQGSSSRNSSEHNVRGEKQMEQGQQIRSIQTPEAQHGIQNVMNSQIAVAAQLQAMQAWARENNIDLSHPTNAHLMAKLIPLMQSRMVLPPKTSESNIGAQSSSVPVSKQQVNSPAVASESSAHANSSSDMSGQSGSSKARQTVPPSHLGSTANAGTAGQSSDMVMQQFNVHGKESQAPLRQQVKAGNGMPSYHSQQSSATMNIGADHHLNAKGSSSGAEPPQTQYTRQLNQTTTQTGGPTKEGGSGNYAKSQGAPAQMPERQNGFTKQQLHVLKAQILAFRRLKKGEGTLPQELLQAITPPPLELQAKQPNHPAGGQNQVKSAGNIVPEQPRHVEVNESQSNPAVNGPSSVKQESFSKDEKSALPAVHIQAVVPSVSKESASTSSAGKEEQKPIGSSIKPKQDSEHGNNSTPVRNELALDRGKAIAPQTSVSDTMQITKPGQANTVSQPKDVGPTRKYHGPLFDFPFFTRKHDSFGSSMMVNNSNNLSLAYDVKDLLFEEGVEVLSKKRTENLKKIEGLLAVNLERKRIRPDLVLRLQIEEKKLRLLDLQARLRDEIDQQQQEIMAMPDRPYRKFVRLCERQRVELVRQVQASQKAAREKQLKSIFLWRKKLLEAHWAIRDARTARNRGVAKYHERMLREFSKHKDDDRNRRMEALKNNDVDRYREMLLEQQTSIPGDAAERYEVLSSFLSQTEEYLHKLGSKITAAKNQQEVEEAAKAAAGAARLQGLSEEEVRAAAACAGEEVMIRNRFLEMNAPRDSSSVNKYYNLAHAVSEMVIRQPSLLRAGTLRDYQLVGLQWMLSLYNNKLNGILADEMGLGKTVQVMALIAYLMEFKGNYGPHLIIVPNAVMVNWKSELYKWLPSVSCIFYAGGKDYRSKLFHQVSALKFNVLVTTYEFIMYDRAKLSKIDWKYIVIDEAQRMKDRDSVLARDLDRYRCQRRLLLTGTPLQNDLKELWSLLNLLLPEVFDNKKAFHDWFSKPFQKEGPTQNAEDDWLETEKKVITIHRLHQILEPFMLRRRVEDVEGSLPPKDSIVLRCKMSSVQSAIYDWVKSTGTLRLDPEDEERKLQRNPNYQVKQYKTLNNRCMELRKTCNHPLLNYPFFSDLSKEFIVKSCGKLWILDRILIKLQRTGHRVLLFSTMTKLLDILEEYLQWRRLVYRRIDGTTSLEDRELAINDFNGPDSDCFIFLLSIRAAGRGLNLQSADTVVIYDPDPNPKNEEQAVARAHRIGQKRPVKVIYMEAVVDKIPSHQKEDEMRGGGTVDLEDELVGKDRYIGSIEGLIRNNIQQYKIDMADEVINAGRFDQRTTHEERRLTLETLLHDEERYQETVHDVPSLQEVNRMIARSDEEVELFDQMDDELDWIEDMTRYDHVPKWIRANTKEVNTAVAALSKRPLKKSLLGGSVAVDTSELGSERKRGRPKKHTSYKELEDEDLEYSEASFEERNGSANEEGEVGDLDDDGYSGADGAQPIDKDQMEDSLCDGGYEFSQSLEIARNNQVVQEAGSSGSSSDSKKVTQIVSPSISSQKFGSLSALDARPGSISKRMMT